In Asterias rubens chromosome 10, eAstRub1.3, whole genome shotgun sequence, the following proteins share a genomic window:
- the LOC117295786 gene encoding anaphase-promoting complex subunit 11, with protein sequence MKVKIISWTAVSTWRWIANDDNCGICRMAFDSCCPDCKMPGDDCPLVWGQCSHVFHMHCILKWLNSQQVQQQCPMCRQEWKFKE encoded by the exons ATGAAGGTTAAAATAATA AGTTGGACAGCTGTGTCGACATGGAGGTGGATAGCCAATGATGATAACTGTGGTATATGTCGGATGGCTTTTGATAGTTGCTGTCCAGACTGTAAGATGCCAGGTGATGACTGCCCGTTAG TATGGGGGCAGTGTTCCCATGTGTTTCATATGCACTGCATCTTGAAGTGGCTCAACTCCCAGCAGGTACAGCAGCAGTGCCCCATGTGCCGACAAGAGTGGAAGTTCAAGGAGTGA